The Callospermophilus lateralis isolate mCalLat2 chromosome 3, mCalLat2.hap1, whole genome shotgun sequence genome has a segment encoding these proteins:
- the Nynrin gene encoding protein NYNRIN isoform X2 — MSAPTTDVQEPLRVRSFGSWDGEYLKGLCSPELWKEVRYPPLLHCAFLGAQGLFLDCLCWSTLAYLVPGPPGSLMVGGLTESFTMTQNWLEELVARLRWGPAPLLTPRGIWEAEVTRAFGALVWIRGDQYAGDLLQLPPAVQELLLSLVRDAAGKEDIIEWLSHFGISNTHSNQEVLICPPQQKKEGLAMVSMGESPGSFLEMGTLQKGGLESPKRLTSLGATGSLIPTQSTQQETANQLVRVGSSNQGGKDRAQEEGPLQASSSQDSSNHSQTLLQQRQVQRVEDKLPFQAPVSALGVCPSWKAWAPGPAFGPLWPGAIAATFWRINELHSLHLAWLLSQAGFNFPFWQRPLGPIQLKLPGQNPLPLNLEWKQKELTPLPSAESPACRPDGELGGETALRNFPRPETSPKITSLLVVPAGSAVKDKLSPGLPQIGPPLTSVPQLQARGEPGDQGSMPLDCKGLEKGPSPALPSEQGMLTEQEVPTAQRGAMAQGHLTAQLVSEAQTVPETLKVPLGAAVHKAENPPIIQGLPAAPKVPTAPVMPAAHIEPAAPKVPSGPTKPAVSVMPTTEKAAMDQPVSESALTAQVLSATPKTPTAQKMPAMKTSPVGPQTPKAQARPVPKSGSTASKAPAAPKTPVIPKAPATSKASRASKMPAPQKVPTDAGPTLDVAKLLSEVHPSSRGSTSSPKGQAAGRQGPQPNSTLALSSKHPFLMEGLLGAWEGTPRQPSRHQQASNTVTSFQRYHEALNTPFELNLSGEPGNQELRRVVIDGSSVAMVHGLQHFFSCRGIAMAVQYFWNRGHREVTVFVPTWQLKKNRRVRESHFLTKLHSLKMLSITPSQLENGKKITTYDYRFMVKLAEETDGIIVTNEQIHILMNNSKKLMVKNRLLPFTFAGNLFMVPDDPLGRDGPTLDEFLKKPNRLDTDIGNFLKVWKTLPPSSARISELSDDADAGPLQEPQNVEEVREEKEEQQEEELREEQGWPKLEEEGDDLDSSLASVFRAECPSLSEEILRCLSLHDPPDGALDIDLLPGVASPYLGIPWDGGAPCQQVLTQLAQLSIPSNFTALSFFVGFMDSHRDAIPDYEALMGPLHSLLKQKPDWQWDREHEKAFLALKRALVSALCLTAPNSQLPFRLEVMVSQVALTAILHQEHSGRKHPIAYTSKPLLPDEESEGPQSGGDSPYAVAWALKHFSRCIGDTPVVLDLCYASRTTADPEAREGRRVSKAWLIRWSLLVQDKGKRALELTLLQGLLRENRLLMPASSMPRFFQVLPPFSDLSTFVCIHMSGYCFYREDEWCAGFGLYVLSPTSAPVSLSFSCSPYTPTYAHLAAVACGLERFGQSQLPVVFLTHCNWIFSLLWELLPLWRARGFLSSDGAPLPHPGLLSYIISLTSGLSSLPFIYRTSYRGSLFAVTVDTLAKQGAQGAGQWWNLPKDVPVPVVTPHTMGKKPNLLALQLSDSTLADIIAKLQAGQKLSGSSPFSSAFNSLSLDKESGLLMFKGDKKPRVWVVPTQLRRDLIFSVHDIPMGAHQRPEETYKKLRLLGWWPGMQEHVRDYCRSCLFCIPRNLIGSELKVIESPWPLRSTAPWSNLQIEVVGPVTVSEEGHKHVLIVADPNTRWVEAFPLRPYTHVAVAQVLLQHVFARWGVPVRLEAAQGPQFARHVLVSCGLALGAQVTTLSRDLQFPCLASSEVYWEFKRALKEFIFLHGKKWAASLPLLHLAFRTSSSEATPFQVLTGGEVRVSEPLWWEMSSAHIEGLKMDIFLLQLIRELLDLHCRVAEKASEKADNRRFKRESQEKEWNVGDQVLLLSLPRNGSSAKWVGPFYIGDRLSLSLYRVWGFPTPEKLGCIYPSSLMKAFAKNGTPLSFKVLEQ, encoded by the exons ATGTCTGCCCCAACAACAGATGTGCAGGAGCCCCTGAGAGTAAGAAGTTTTGGAAGCTGGGATGGG GAGTACCTGAAGGGCCTGTGCAGCCCAGAGCTGTGGAAGGAGGTCCGCTACCCGCCGCTGCTGCACTGCGCCTTCCTGGGGGCCCAGGGCCTCTTCCTGGACTGCCTCTGCTGGAGCACCCTGGCCTACCTGGTGCCCGGTCCCCCTGGCTCCCTGATGGTGGGCGGGCTGACCGAATCTTTCACCATGACCCAGAATTGGCTGGAGGAGCTGGTGGCACGGCTACGCTGGGGCCCTGCCCCTCTGCTGACTCCCCGTGGTATCTGGGAGGCTGAAGTGACCCGGGCCTTTGGGGCCCTGGTTTGGATCCGTGGTGACCAGTATGCGGGGGACCTCCTTCAGCTGCCTCCAGCAGTCCAGGAGCTGCTGCTGAGCCTGGTACGGGATGCCGCAGGGAAGGAGGACATCATTGAGTGGCTCAGCCACTTTGGCATCTCCAACACCCACTCCAACCAGGAGGTGCTGATTTGCCCTCCTCAGCAAAAGAAGGAAGGCCTGGCCATGGTGTCCATGGGAGAGAGTCCTGGGTCCTTTCTGGAGATGGGTACCCTGCAGAAAGGGGGCCTGGAAAGTCCAAAGAGATTAACCAGCCTAGGAGCCACTGGGTCCCTGATCCCAACCCAGAGCACACAACAGGAGACAGCAAACCAGCTGGTACG GGTCGGTTCCAGCAACCAAGGTGGTAAGGACCGTGCTCAAGAGGAGGGGCCATTGCAAGCCAGCAGCAGCCAAGACTCTTCGAACCACTCACAAACCTTGTTACAGCAAAGACAGGTCCAGAGGGTGGAAGATAAACTCCCCTTCCAGGCTCCTGTGTCAGCCCTGGGAGTGTGTCCATCCTGGAAGGCCTGGGCCCCAGGGCCAGCCTTTGGTCCCTTGTGGCCTGGGGCTATTGCTGCAACCTTCTGGAGGATCAATGAACTGCATTCTCTTCACCTGGCTTGGCTCCTGTCCCAGGCGGGCTTCAATTTCCCTTTCtggcagaggccactgggccccaTTCAGCTGAAATTGCCAGGGCAGAATCCTTTGCCCTTAAATCTGGAGTGGAAGCAGAAGGAGCTGACTCCTCTGCCCAGTGCAGAAAGCCCAGCTTGTAGACCAGATGGGGAGCTGGGAGGAGAGACAGCCCTACGGAATTTCCCAAGGCCAGAGACCTCCCCTAAAATCACAAGTTTATTGGTGGTCCCAGCAGGCTCTGCTGTAAAGGACAAACTTAGTCCAGGACTTCCACAGATAGGGCCACCTTTGACCTCTGTACCCCAACTACAAGCTAGAGGTGAGCCTGGGGATCAAGGAAGTATGCCATTGGATTGTAAGGGCCTAGAAAAGGGGCCCTCTCCAGCACTACCCTCAGAGCAAGGGATGCTCACAGAGCAAGAGGTGCCCACAGCTCAAAGGGGGGCCATGGCTCAAGGTCATCTGACAGCCCAGCTAGTATCTGAAGCTCAGACAGTGCCTGAAACTCTCAAAGTGCCCCTGGGTGCAGCAGTGCACAAAGCTGAAAACCCACCCATAATCCAAGGACTGCCTGCAGCTCCCAAAGTGCCTACAGCCCCAGTGATGCCGGCAGCACACATAGAGCCTGCAGCTCCCAAAGTGCCTTCCGGTCCAACAAAGCCAGCAGTTTCTGTGATGCCCACCACTGAAAAAGCAGCCATGGATCAACCGGTATCGGAATCGGCATTGACAGCTCAGGTGTTGTCTGCAACTCCAAAGACTCCCACAGCTCAGAAGATGCCTGCAATGAAAACATCACCTGTAGGTCCCCAAACACCCAAAGCTCAAGCCAGGCCTGTGCCTAAATCAGGGTCTACAGCTTCCAAAGCACCTGCAGCTCCCAAAACACCTGTGATCCCCAAAGCACCCGCAACTTCTAAAGCCTCCAGAGCTTCCAAGATGCCTGCACCCCAGAAAGTGCCCACAGATGCAGGGCCCACGTTGGATGTAGCCAAACTTCTGAGTGAGGTCCACCCTTCATCAAGGGGTAGTACATCCTCACCAAAGGGCCAGGCGGCTGGAAGGCAGGGTCCCCAGCCCAATAGTACCCTAGCCCTCAGCAGCAAGCATCCATTCCTGATGGAGGGGCTCCTGGGGGCTTGGGAAGGCACCCCAAGGCAGCCATCTCGCCACCAACAGGCAAGCAACACAGTGACCAGTTTCCAGAGGTACCATGAGGCCCTGAACACACCCTTTGAGTTGAATTTGTCAGGGGAACCTGGAAACCAGGAGTTGCGACGAGTGGTTATTGACGGCAGCAGCGTGGCCATGGT GCATGGCCTCCAGCACTTCTTCTCCTGTCGAGGCATTGCCATGGCAGTGCAGTATTTCTGGAACCGGGGACACCGAGAAGTCACTGTATTTGTGCCCACCTGGCAGCTGAAGAAGAACCGGAGGGTGAGAG AGAGCCACTTCCTGACGAAGCTCCATTCACTCAAGATGCTTTCAATCACCCCTTCCCAGCTGGAGAATGGCAAGAAGATCACCACCTATGATTATAG GTTCATGGTAAAGCTGGCGGAGGAGACAGATGGCATCATTGTCACCAATGAGCAGATTCACATCCTGATGAATAATTCCAAGAAACTGATGGTCAAAAATCG CCTTCTGCCCTTCACCTTTGCGGGGAATCTCTTCATGGTACCAGATGATCCACTGGGCCGAGATGGCCCTACTTTGGATGAGTTTCTGAAGAAGCCAAACAG GTTGGACACAGACATTGGCAACTTCCTGAAGGTGTGGAAGACCCTTCCTCCCAGCTCAGCCCGCATCTCTGAGCTGAGTGATGATGCTGACGCTGGGCCCCTGCAGGAGCCACAGAATGTGGAAGAAGTcagagaggagaaggaagaaCAGCAGGAAGAGGAGCTGAGGGAGGAGCAGGGGTGGCCAAAGCTGGAAGAGGAGGGGGATGACCTTGACTCTTCCCTGGCATCAGTGTTCCGAGCCGAGTGCCCTTCCCTTTCGGAGGAAATCCTCCGGTGCCTCAGTCTCCACGACCCCCCTGATGGGGCCCTAGATATCGATCTCCTGCCAGGTGTGGCCTCTCCCTACCTGGGCATCCCCTGGGATGGGGGGGCTCCCTGCCAGCAGGTCCTCACCCAGCTGGCCCAGCTATCCATCCCCAGCAACTTCACCGCGCTTTCCTTCTTTGTGGGGTTCATGGATTCCCATCGGGATGCCATCCCTGACTATGAAGCCCTGATGGGCCCCCTGCACAGCCTCCTAAAGCAGAAGCCAGACTGGCAGTGGGACCGGGAGCATGAAAAGGCCTTCCTGGCCCTGAAGCGAGCCCTGGTGTCCGCCCTCTGCCTGACGGCCCCCAACTCCCAGCTGCCCTTCCGCCTGGAGgtgatggtgagccaagtggccctGACAGCCATCCTCCACCAGGAACACTCAGGGAGGAAGCACCCCATCGCCTACACCTCGAAACCCCTCCTCCCCGATGAGGAGAGCGAGGGTCCCCAGTCAGGTGGAGACAGCCCCTATGCGGTGGCCTGGGCCCTCAAGCATTTCTCCCGCTGCATTGGAGACACTCCAGTGGTCCTAGACCTTTGCTATGCCTCCAGGAccactgcagaccctgaggcaaggGAGGGCCGCAGGGTTTCCAAAGCATGGTTGATCCGATGGTCCCTCCTGGTACAGGACAAAGGCAAGAGGGCCCTGGAATTGACCCTTCTCCAGGGCCTGCTGAGGGAAAACCGGCTCCTAATGCCAGCTTCCTCAATGCCCCGTTTCTTCCAGGTTCTGCCTCCGTTTTCTGACCTGTCCACTTTTGTCTGCATCCACATGTCCGGCTATTGCTTTTACCGTGAGGATGAGTGGTGTGCTGGCTTTGGTCTCTATGTCCTGTCTCCTACCAGTGCCCCTGTCTCCCTGTCCTTCTCTTGCTCTCCTTACACACCGACCTATGCCCACCTGGCAGCTGTGGCTTGTGGCCTGGAGCGCTTTGGCCAGTCCCAGCTCCCGGTGGTTTTCCTCacccattgcaactggatcttcAGCCTCCTTTGGGAGCTCCTGCCCCTCTGGAGGGCGCGGGGCTTCCTATCCTCTGATGGGGCTCCACTACCTCACCCAGGCCTGCTTTCCTACATCATATCCCTCACTTCTGGTCTGTCATCCCTTCCATTTATCTACCGAACCTCCTACCGGGGCTCTCTGTTTGCTGTGACAGTGGATACCCTGGCCAAGCAGGGTGCCCAAGGGGCTGGGCAGTGGTGGAATTTACCAAAGGATGTGCCGGTCCCTGTAGTGACTCCCCATACTATGGGCAAGAAGCCCAACTTGCTGGCATTACAGTTGAGTGACAGCACCCTGGCTGATATCATCGCCAAGCTGCAGGCTGGGCAGAAGTTATCTGGCTCCTCCCCCTTCAGTTCTGCCTTTAACTCCCTCAGCCTTGACAAGGAGAGTGGTCTGCTGATGTTCAAGGGAGATAAAAAGCCCAGGGTCTGGGTAGTCCCAACACAACTCCGGAGGGATCTGATTTTCTCGGTGCATGACATCCCCATGGGGGCCCACCAGAGGCCAGAGGAGACCTATAAGAAGCTGAGGTTGTTGGGGTGGTGGCCTGGCATGCAGGAGCATGTGAGAGATTACTGCAGGAGCTGCTTGTTCTGCATCCCCCGCAATCTTATAGGCAGTGAGTTGAAGGTCATTGAGTCACCTTGGCCCCTCAGGTCTACTGCTCCTTGGTCCAACCTGCAGATAGAGGTGGTGGGTCCAGTAACTGTAAGCGAGGAGGGCCACAAGCATGTGCTCATTGTGGCTGACCCTAACACCAGGTGGGTGGAAGCGTTCCCACTGAGGCCCTACACGCACGTGGCTGTGGCCCAGGTGTTGCTTCAGCACGTATTTGCCAGGTGGGGTGTCCCTGTGAGGCTGGAGGCCGCCCAGGGCCCTCAGTTTGCCCGGCATGTCCTGGTGAGCTGTGGGCTGGCCCTGGGAGCGCAGGTGACCACCCTGAGTAGGGACCTCCAGTTCCCCTGCCTGGCGAGCTCAGAGGTCTACTGGGAATTCAAGAGGGCCCTGAAGGAGTTCATCTTCCTCCATGGCAAGAAGTGGGCAGCCTCCCTGCCCTTGCTGCACCTGGCCTTCAGGACCTCCTCCTCAGAGGCCACGCCCTTCCAGGTCCTGACTGGGGGTGAGGTGAGGGTGAGTGAGCCCCTGTGGTGGGAGATGAGCAGTGCCCACATCGAAGGGCTTAAGATGGATATCTTCCTGCTACAGCTGATTAGGGAGCTGCTGGATCTCCACTGCAGGGTGGCCGAAAAGGCAAGTGAGAAGGCTGACAACCGGCGTTTCAAACGGGAGAGCCAGGAGAAGGAGTGGAACGTGGGGGACCAGGTCCTCTTGTTGTCCCTCCCCAGGAATGGCAGCAGTGCCAAATGGGTGGGTCCTTTCTATATTGGGGACCGGCTGAGCCTGTCGCTCTATAGAGTGTGGGGCTTCCCAACCCCAGAGAAGCTGGGATGCATCTATCCCAGCAGTCTGATGAAGGCCTTTGCCAAGAATGGCACACCCCTGTCCTTCAAGGTCTTGGAGCAGTGA
- the Nynrin gene encoding protein NYNRIN isoform X3: protein MGVGSSNQGGKDRAQEEGPLQASSSQDSSNHSQTLLQQRQVQRVEDKLPFQAPVSALGVCPSWKAWAPGPAFGPLWPGAIAATFWRINELHSLHLAWLLSQAGFNFPFWQRPLGPIQLKLPGQNPLPLNLEWKQKELTPLPSAESPACRPDGELGGETALRNFPRPETSPKITSLLVVPAGSAVKDKLSPGLPQIGPPLTSVPQLQARGEPGDQGSMPLDCKGLEKGPSPALPSEQGMLTEQEVPTAQRGAMAQGHLTAQLVSEAQTVPETLKVPLGAAVHKAENPPIIQGLPAAPKVPTAPVMPAAHIEPAAPKVPSGPTKPAVSVMPTTEKAAMDQPVSESALTAQVLSATPKTPTAQKMPAMKTSPVGPQTPKAQARPVPKSGSTASKAPAAPKTPVIPKAPATSKASRASKMPAPQKVPTDAGPTLDVAKLLSEVHPSSRGSTSSPKGQAAGRQGPQPNSTLALSSKHPFLMEGLLGAWEGTPRQPSRHQQASNTVTSFQRYHEALNTPFELNLSGEPGNQELRRVVIDGSSVAMVHGLQHFFSCRGIAMAVQYFWNRGHREVTVFVPTWQLKKNRRVRESHFLTKLHSLKMLSITPSQLENGKKITTYDYRFMVKLAEETDGIIVTNEQIHILMNNSKKLMVKNRLLPFTFAGNLFMVPDDPLGRDGPTLDEFLKKPNRLDTDIGNFLKVWKTLPPSSARISELSDDADAGPLQEPQNVEEVREEKEEQQEEELREEQGWPKLEEEGDDLDSSLASVFRAECPSLSEEILRCLSLHDPPDGALDIDLLPGVASPYLGIPWDGGAPCQQVLTQLAQLSIPSNFTALSFFVGFMDSHRDAIPDYEALMGPLHSLLKQKPDWQWDREHEKAFLALKRALVSALCLTAPNSQLPFRLEVMVSQVALTAILHQEHSGRKHPIAYTSKPLLPDEESEGPQSGGDSPYAVAWALKHFSRCIGDTPVVLDLCYASRTTADPEAREGRRVSKAWLIRWSLLVQDKGKRALELTLLQGLLRENRLLMPASSMPRFFQVLPPFSDLSTFVCIHMSGYCFYREDEWCAGFGLYVLSPTSAPVSLSFSCSPYTPTYAHLAAVACGLERFGQSQLPVVFLTHCNWIFSLLWELLPLWRARGFLSSDGAPLPHPGLLSYIISLTSGLSSLPFIYRTSYRGSLFAVTVDTLAKQGAQGAGQWWNLPKDVPVPVVTPHTMGKKPNLLALQLSDSTLADIIAKLQAGQKLSGSSPFSSAFNSLSLDKESGLLMFKGDKKPRVWVVPTQLRRDLIFSVHDIPMGAHQRPEETYKKLRLLGWWPGMQEHVRDYCRSCLFCIPRNLIGSELKVIESPWPLRSTAPWSNLQIEVVGPVTVSEEGHKHVLIVADPNTRWVEAFPLRPYTHVAVAQVLLQHVFARWGVPVRLEAAQGPQFARHVLVSCGLALGAQVTTLSRDLQFPCLASSEVYWEFKRALKEFIFLHGKKWAASLPLLHLAFRTSSSEATPFQVLTGGEVRVSEPLWWEMSSAHIEGLKMDIFLLQLIRELLDLHCRVAEKASEKADNRRFKRESQEKEWNVGDQVLLLSLPRNGSSAKWVGPFYIGDRLSLSLYRVWGFPTPEKLGCIYPSSLMKAFAKNGTPLSFKVLEQ from the exons ATGGG GGTCGGTTCCAGCAACCAAGGTGGTAAGGACCGTGCTCAAGAGGAGGGGCCATTGCAAGCCAGCAGCAGCCAAGACTCTTCGAACCACTCACAAACCTTGTTACAGCAAAGACAGGTCCAGAGGGTGGAAGATAAACTCCCCTTCCAGGCTCCTGTGTCAGCCCTGGGAGTGTGTCCATCCTGGAAGGCCTGGGCCCCAGGGCCAGCCTTTGGTCCCTTGTGGCCTGGGGCTATTGCTGCAACCTTCTGGAGGATCAATGAACTGCATTCTCTTCACCTGGCTTGGCTCCTGTCCCAGGCGGGCTTCAATTTCCCTTTCtggcagaggccactgggccccaTTCAGCTGAAATTGCCAGGGCAGAATCCTTTGCCCTTAAATCTGGAGTGGAAGCAGAAGGAGCTGACTCCTCTGCCCAGTGCAGAAAGCCCAGCTTGTAGACCAGATGGGGAGCTGGGAGGAGAGACAGCCCTACGGAATTTCCCAAGGCCAGAGACCTCCCCTAAAATCACAAGTTTATTGGTGGTCCCAGCAGGCTCTGCTGTAAAGGACAAACTTAGTCCAGGACTTCCACAGATAGGGCCACCTTTGACCTCTGTACCCCAACTACAAGCTAGAGGTGAGCCTGGGGATCAAGGAAGTATGCCATTGGATTGTAAGGGCCTAGAAAAGGGGCCCTCTCCAGCACTACCCTCAGAGCAAGGGATGCTCACAGAGCAAGAGGTGCCCACAGCTCAAAGGGGGGCCATGGCTCAAGGTCATCTGACAGCCCAGCTAGTATCTGAAGCTCAGACAGTGCCTGAAACTCTCAAAGTGCCCCTGGGTGCAGCAGTGCACAAAGCTGAAAACCCACCCATAATCCAAGGACTGCCTGCAGCTCCCAAAGTGCCTACAGCCCCAGTGATGCCGGCAGCACACATAGAGCCTGCAGCTCCCAAAGTGCCTTCCGGTCCAACAAAGCCAGCAGTTTCTGTGATGCCCACCACTGAAAAAGCAGCCATGGATCAACCGGTATCGGAATCGGCATTGACAGCTCAGGTGTTGTCTGCAACTCCAAAGACTCCCACAGCTCAGAAGATGCCTGCAATGAAAACATCACCTGTAGGTCCCCAAACACCCAAAGCTCAAGCCAGGCCTGTGCCTAAATCAGGGTCTACAGCTTCCAAAGCACCTGCAGCTCCCAAAACACCTGTGATCCCCAAAGCACCCGCAACTTCTAAAGCCTCCAGAGCTTCCAAGATGCCTGCACCCCAGAAAGTGCCCACAGATGCAGGGCCCACGTTGGATGTAGCCAAACTTCTGAGTGAGGTCCACCCTTCATCAAGGGGTAGTACATCCTCACCAAAGGGCCAGGCGGCTGGAAGGCAGGGTCCCCAGCCCAATAGTACCCTAGCCCTCAGCAGCAAGCATCCATTCCTGATGGAGGGGCTCCTGGGGGCTTGGGAAGGCACCCCAAGGCAGCCATCTCGCCACCAACAGGCAAGCAACACAGTGACCAGTTTCCAGAGGTACCATGAGGCCCTGAACACACCCTTTGAGTTGAATTTGTCAGGGGAACCTGGAAACCAGGAGTTGCGACGAGTGGTTATTGACGGCAGCAGCGTGGCCATGGT GCATGGCCTCCAGCACTTCTTCTCCTGTCGAGGCATTGCCATGGCAGTGCAGTATTTCTGGAACCGGGGACACCGAGAAGTCACTGTATTTGTGCCCACCTGGCAGCTGAAGAAGAACCGGAGGGTGAGAG AGAGCCACTTCCTGACGAAGCTCCATTCACTCAAGATGCTTTCAATCACCCCTTCCCAGCTGGAGAATGGCAAGAAGATCACCACCTATGATTATAG GTTCATGGTAAAGCTGGCGGAGGAGACAGATGGCATCATTGTCACCAATGAGCAGATTCACATCCTGATGAATAATTCCAAGAAACTGATGGTCAAAAATCG CCTTCTGCCCTTCACCTTTGCGGGGAATCTCTTCATGGTACCAGATGATCCACTGGGCCGAGATGGCCCTACTTTGGATGAGTTTCTGAAGAAGCCAAACAG GTTGGACACAGACATTGGCAACTTCCTGAAGGTGTGGAAGACCCTTCCTCCCAGCTCAGCCCGCATCTCTGAGCTGAGTGATGATGCTGACGCTGGGCCCCTGCAGGAGCCACAGAATGTGGAAGAAGTcagagaggagaaggaagaaCAGCAGGAAGAGGAGCTGAGGGAGGAGCAGGGGTGGCCAAAGCTGGAAGAGGAGGGGGATGACCTTGACTCTTCCCTGGCATCAGTGTTCCGAGCCGAGTGCCCTTCCCTTTCGGAGGAAATCCTCCGGTGCCTCAGTCTCCACGACCCCCCTGATGGGGCCCTAGATATCGATCTCCTGCCAGGTGTGGCCTCTCCCTACCTGGGCATCCCCTGGGATGGGGGGGCTCCCTGCCAGCAGGTCCTCACCCAGCTGGCCCAGCTATCCATCCCCAGCAACTTCACCGCGCTTTCCTTCTTTGTGGGGTTCATGGATTCCCATCGGGATGCCATCCCTGACTATGAAGCCCTGATGGGCCCCCTGCACAGCCTCCTAAAGCAGAAGCCAGACTGGCAGTGGGACCGGGAGCATGAAAAGGCCTTCCTGGCCCTGAAGCGAGCCCTGGTGTCCGCCCTCTGCCTGACGGCCCCCAACTCCCAGCTGCCCTTCCGCCTGGAGgtgatggtgagccaagtggccctGACAGCCATCCTCCACCAGGAACACTCAGGGAGGAAGCACCCCATCGCCTACACCTCGAAACCCCTCCTCCCCGATGAGGAGAGCGAGGGTCCCCAGTCAGGTGGAGACAGCCCCTATGCGGTGGCCTGGGCCCTCAAGCATTTCTCCCGCTGCATTGGAGACACTCCAGTGGTCCTAGACCTTTGCTATGCCTCCAGGAccactgcagaccctgaggcaaggGAGGGCCGCAGGGTTTCCAAAGCATGGTTGATCCGATGGTCCCTCCTGGTACAGGACAAAGGCAAGAGGGCCCTGGAATTGACCCTTCTCCAGGGCCTGCTGAGGGAAAACCGGCTCCTAATGCCAGCTTCCTCAATGCCCCGTTTCTTCCAGGTTCTGCCTCCGTTTTCTGACCTGTCCACTTTTGTCTGCATCCACATGTCCGGCTATTGCTTTTACCGTGAGGATGAGTGGTGTGCTGGCTTTGGTCTCTATGTCCTGTCTCCTACCAGTGCCCCTGTCTCCCTGTCCTTCTCTTGCTCTCCTTACACACCGACCTATGCCCACCTGGCAGCTGTGGCTTGTGGCCTGGAGCGCTTTGGCCAGTCCCAGCTCCCGGTGGTTTTCCTCacccattgcaactggatcttcAGCCTCCTTTGGGAGCTCCTGCCCCTCTGGAGGGCGCGGGGCTTCCTATCCTCTGATGGGGCTCCACTACCTCACCCAGGCCTGCTTTCCTACATCATATCCCTCACTTCTGGTCTGTCATCCCTTCCATTTATCTACCGAACCTCCTACCGGGGCTCTCTGTTTGCTGTGACAGTGGATACCCTGGCCAAGCAGGGTGCCCAAGGGGCTGGGCAGTGGTGGAATTTACCAAAGGATGTGCCGGTCCCTGTAGTGACTCCCCATACTATGGGCAAGAAGCCCAACTTGCTGGCATTACAGTTGAGTGACAGCACCCTGGCTGATATCATCGCCAAGCTGCAGGCTGGGCAGAAGTTATCTGGCTCCTCCCCCTTCAGTTCTGCCTTTAACTCCCTCAGCCTTGACAAGGAGAGTGGTCTGCTGATGTTCAAGGGAGATAAAAAGCCCAGGGTCTGGGTAGTCCCAACACAACTCCGGAGGGATCTGATTTTCTCGGTGCATGACATCCCCATGGGGGCCCACCAGAGGCCAGAGGAGACCTATAAGAAGCTGAGGTTGTTGGGGTGGTGGCCTGGCATGCAGGAGCATGTGAGAGATTACTGCAGGAGCTGCTTGTTCTGCATCCCCCGCAATCTTATAGGCAGTGAGTTGAAGGTCATTGAGTCACCTTGGCCCCTCAGGTCTACTGCTCCTTGGTCCAACCTGCAGATAGAGGTGGTGGGTCCAGTAACTGTAAGCGAGGAGGGCCACAAGCATGTGCTCATTGTGGCTGACCCTAACACCAGGTGGGTGGAAGCGTTCCCACTGAGGCCCTACACGCACGTGGCTGTGGCCCAGGTGTTGCTTCAGCACGTATTTGCCAGGTGGGGTGTCCCTGTGAGGCTGGAGGCCGCCCAGGGCCCTCAGTTTGCCCGGCATGTCCTGGTGAGCTGTGGGCTGGCCCTGGGAGCGCAGGTGACCACCCTGAGTAGGGACCTCCAGTTCCCCTGCCTGGCGAGCTCAGAGGTCTACTGGGAATTCAAGAGGGCCCTGAAGGAGTTCATCTTCCTCCATGGCAAGAAGTGGGCAGCCTCCCTGCCCTTGCTGCACCTGGCCTTCAGGACCTCCTCCTCAGAGGCCACGCCCTTCCAGGTCCTGACTGGGGGTGAGGTGAGGGTGAGTGAGCCCCTGTGGTGGGAGATGAGCAGTGCCCACATCGAAGGGCTTAAGATGGATATCTTCCTGCTACAGCTGATTAGGGAGCTGCTGGATCTCCACTGCAGGGTGGCCGAAAAGGCAAGTGAGAAGGCTGACAACCGGCGTTTCAAACGGGAGAGCCAGGAGAAGGAGTGGAACGTGGGGGACCAGGTCCTCTTGTTGTCCCTCCCCAGGAATGGCAGCAGTGCCAAATGGGTGGGTCCTTTCTATATTGGGGACCGGCTGAGCCTGTCGCTCTATAGAGTGTGGGGCTTCCCAACCCCAGAGAAGCTGGGATGCATCTATCCCAGCAGTCTGATGAAGGCCTTTGCCAAGAATGGCACACCCCTGTCCTTCAAGGTCTTGGAGCAGTGA